In Ostrea edulis chromosome 4, xbOstEdul1.1, whole genome shotgun sequence, a single window of DNA contains:
- the LOC125671646 gene encoding putative ferric-chelate reductase 1 isoform X2: MGLLQCVFMTLAASVWHAYGYSGGAPKGTCVSMIPSHGGSGAQPSPPTDYKITASANSYTPGDSLTVTITAQNGQQFKGYLLRAQDETTGKTLGTFSVVGGGKIQCGPTGNQAVTHTSGAWKTAESFTWTAPADASGNIVFMASIVKSYAVFWTNVRSSPLSAESAVVTTKQTTVAQDTTQAASSSIEPVSTEKPSVPGAIKMDARCGDTRGCFVNCEGNECQYVATWQYTPEFVDFSIERKVVGGGQRWLAIGFSNDQKMGDDDVLHCINDAAGQVTVARSFNLGTINQPIANPQEGISSVTGSFTDGVFKCSFRYSQVATPQDNKVKRQTTTRPMIDLHLHRHIMLGDGPASGDQVGMHTVNPIVTAAMVDLQTTTIIGDVARYPLIKVHACLMILAWIFCTGVGLVFARFYKPVWSERTILGLKVWFQFHRGLMVTTLVLTLVGFIIIFVEVNGYSQISAPMDKTYLKSHPILGIIVTILVVINPVMALFRPGPKDKNRPIFNWGHWAVGMAAHILSVITICFGVELQKVGAPKYTVYVVIGYIVYHVLMEITLKIYDLFAERQDTERVEHMEMKNGNGATQNGNSFRPMEPKRDPKDSIIKKLLLVFHIAIAFAFTLTLLLLVTQY, encoded by the exons ATGGGACTACTACAGTGTGTTTTCATGACGCTGGCTGCTTCTGTTTGGCATGCCTATGGGTACAGCGGGGGCGCACCAAAGGGTACCTGTGTCAGTATGATCCCGTCCCACGGCGGGTCAGGGGCACAGCCCTCACCCCCCACAGACTACAAGATCACCGCCAGTGCCAACTCCTACACTCCCGGGGACTCACTTACAG TGACAATAACCGCTCAGAATGGTCAACAGTTTAAGGGGTACCTGCTTCGGGCACAAGACGAAACGACGGGAAAAACCCTGGGAACCTTCAGCGTTGTCGGTGGGGGGAAGATCCAGTGTGGTCCAACG GGAAACCAGGCTGTTACACACACAAGTGGAGCATGGAAGACAGCAGAATCTTTTACATGGACAGCACCAGCTGATGCCAGTGGAAACATCGTTTTTAT GGCTAGCATTGTGAAGTCCTATGCAGTATTCTGGACAAATGTCCGCTCCAGTCCTCTGAGTGCTGAGTCAGCTGTTGTCACCACCAAACAGACAACAGTGGCCCAAGACACCACCCAAGCGGCTTCCTCCAGTATAGAACCTGTGTCCACTGAGAAG CCCTCTGTGCCTGGAGCCATAAAAATGGATGCTAGATGTGGTGACACTCGTGGGTGTTTCGTAAACTGTGAGGGAAACGAGTGTCAGTATGTTGCTACATGGCAATACACACCAGAATTTGTCGACTTTTCTATTGAACGAAAGGTTGTGGGTGGAGGCCAAAGATGGCTTGCCATTGGCTTCTCAAATGACCAGAAAATG GGTGATGATGATGTTTTGCACTGCATTAATGATGCAGCTGGCCAAGTGACTGTTGCCAGATCATTTAATCTAGGAACCATTAACCAGCCAATAGCTAAT CCACAGGAGGGGATTTCGAGTGTGACAGGGTCCTTCACTGACGGTGTGTTTAAGTGTTCCTTCCGATACTCCCAAGTTGCAACCCCACAGGACAACAAAGTGAAGAGACAAACCACCACTCGACCAATGATAGATCTTCATCTCCATCGCCACATCATGCTGGGAGATGGACCTGCTTCTGGAG ATCAAGTGGGGATGCACACAGTAAACCCTATTGTCACAGCTGCAATGGTGGATCTACAAACTACTACTATCATTGGAGATGTGGCTAGATATCCACTTATCAAAGTCCATG CTTGCTTGATGATTCTGGCCTGGATCTTCTGTACTGGAGTTGGTCTGGTGTTTGCACGATTTTACAAACCCGTCTGGTCTGAGCGCACCATTTTAGGGCTCAAAGTCTGGTTTCAG TTTCACCGTGGGCTGATGGTGACAACACTGGTCTTGACTCTGGTGGGATTTATCATCATCTTTGTGGAGGTCAATGGGTACAGTCAG ATTTCTGCTCCAATGGACAAGACCTATTTAAAGAGTCACCCAATCCTTGGAATCATAGTCACCATCCTTGTAGTGATCAAT CCTGTAATGGCACTTTTCCGTCCTGGGCCAAAAGACAAAAATCGACCCATCTTCAACTGGGGTCACTGGGCTGTGGGCATGGCTGCCCATATACTTTCAG TTATCACTATATGTTTTGGCGTTGAGCTACAAAAGGTTGGGGCACCCAAGTACACAGTTTATGTTGTAATAGGATATATAGTATATCACGTGCTGATGGAGATCACACTCAAAATATACGATTTATTCGCTGAGAGGCAAGACACAG AAAGAGTAGAACACATGGAGATGAAAAATGGAAATGGGGCAACACAGAATGGCAATTCCTTCCGACCGATGGAACCAAAACGAGATCCGAAG GACAGCATCATAAAGAAGCTCCTCCTGGTGTTCCACATTGCCATAGCATTTGCTTTCACACTCACTCTGTTGCTATTAGTAACCCAGTATTGA
- the LOC125671646 gene encoding putative ferric-chelate reductase 1 isoform X1 — MGLLQCVFMTLAASVWHAYGYSGGAPKGTCVSMIPSHGGSGAQPSPPTDYKITASANSYTPGDSLTVTITAQNGQQFKGYLLRAQDETTGKTLGTFSVVGGGKIQCGPTGNQAVTHTSGAWKTAESFTWTAPADASGNIVFMASIVKSYAVFWTNVRSSPLSAESAVVTTKQTTVAQDTTQAASSSIEPVSTEKSTEAVTATTKLSTDNVVSTAITTATTETTTPQPSVPGAIKMDARCGDTRGCFVNCEGNECQYVATWQYTPEFVDFSIERKVVGGGQRWLAIGFSNDQKMGDDDVLHCINDAAGQVTVARSFNLGTINQPIANPQEGISSVTGSFTDGVFKCSFRYSQVATPQDNKVKRQTTTRPMIDLHLHRHIMLGDGPASGDQVGMHTVNPIVTAAMVDLQTTTIIGDVARYPLIKVHACLMILAWIFCTGVGLVFARFYKPVWSERTILGLKVWFQFHRGLMVTTLVLTLVGFIIIFVEVNGYSQISAPMDKTYLKSHPILGIIVTILVVINPVMALFRPGPKDKNRPIFNWGHWAVGMAAHILSVITICFGVELQKVGAPKYTVYVVIGYIVYHVLMEITLKIYDLFAERQDTERVEHMEMKNGNGATQNGNSFRPMEPKRDPKDSIIKKLLLVFHIAIAFAFTLTLLLLVTQY; from the exons ATGGGACTACTACAGTGTGTTTTCATGACGCTGGCTGCTTCTGTTTGGCATGCCTATGGGTACAGCGGGGGCGCACCAAAGGGTACCTGTGTCAGTATGATCCCGTCCCACGGCGGGTCAGGGGCACAGCCCTCACCCCCCACAGACTACAAGATCACCGCCAGTGCCAACTCCTACACTCCCGGGGACTCACTTACAG TGACAATAACCGCTCAGAATGGTCAACAGTTTAAGGGGTACCTGCTTCGGGCACAAGACGAAACGACGGGAAAAACCCTGGGAACCTTCAGCGTTGTCGGTGGGGGGAAGATCCAGTGTGGTCCAACG GGAAACCAGGCTGTTACACACACAAGTGGAGCATGGAAGACAGCAGAATCTTTTACATGGACAGCACCAGCTGATGCCAGTGGAAACATCGTTTTTAT GGCTAGCATTGTGAAGTCCTATGCAGTATTCTGGACAAATGTCCGCTCCAGTCCTCTGAGTGCTGAGTCAGCTGTTGTCACCACCAAACAGACAACAGTGGCCCAAGACACCACCCAAGCGGCTTCCTCCAGTATAGAACCTGTGTCCACTGAGAAG AGTACTGAGGCTGTCACAGCCACAACAAAATTGTCTACAGACAATGTTGTGTCAACTGCAATAACTACAGCAACAACAGAGACGACTACCCCACAG CCCTCTGTGCCTGGAGCCATAAAAATGGATGCTAGATGTGGTGACACTCGTGGGTGTTTCGTAAACTGTGAGGGAAACGAGTGTCAGTATGTTGCTACATGGCAATACACACCAGAATTTGTCGACTTTTCTATTGAACGAAAGGTTGTGGGTGGAGGCCAAAGATGGCTTGCCATTGGCTTCTCAAATGACCAGAAAATG GGTGATGATGATGTTTTGCACTGCATTAATGATGCAGCTGGCCAAGTGACTGTTGCCAGATCATTTAATCTAGGAACCATTAACCAGCCAATAGCTAAT CCACAGGAGGGGATTTCGAGTGTGACAGGGTCCTTCACTGACGGTGTGTTTAAGTGTTCCTTCCGATACTCCCAAGTTGCAACCCCACAGGACAACAAAGTGAAGAGACAAACCACCACTCGACCAATGATAGATCTTCATCTCCATCGCCACATCATGCTGGGAGATGGACCTGCTTCTGGAG ATCAAGTGGGGATGCACACAGTAAACCCTATTGTCACAGCTGCAATGGTGGATCTACAAACTACTACTATCATTGGAGATGTGGCTAGATATCCACTTATCAAAGTCCATG CTTGCTTGATGATTCTGGCCTGGATCTTCTGTACTGGAGTTGGTCTGGTGTTTGCACGATTTTACAAACCCGTCTGGTCTGAGCGCACCATTTTAGGGCTCAAAGTCTGGTTTCAG TTTCACCGTGGGCTGATGGTGACAACACTGGTCTTGACTCTGGTGGGATTTATCATCATCTTTGTGGAGGTCAATGGGTACAGTCAG ATTTCTGCTCCAATGGACAAGACCTATTTAAAGAGTCACCCAATCCTTGGAATCATAGTCACCATCCTTGTAGTGATCAAT CCTGTAATGGCACTTTTCCGTCCTGGGCCAAAAGACAAAAATCGACCCATCTTCAACTGGGGTCACTGGGCTGTGGGCATGGCTGCCCATATACTTTCAG TTATCACTATATGTTTTGGCGTTGAGCTACAAAAGGTTGGGGCACCCAAGTACACAGTTTATGTTGTAATAGGATATATAGTATATCACGTGCTGATGGAGATCACACTCAAAATATACGATTTATTCGCTGAGAGGCAAGACACAG AAAGAGTAGAACACATGGAGATGAAAAATGGAAATGGGGCAACACAGAATGGCAATTCCTTCCGACCGATGGAACCAAAACGAGATCCGAAG GACAGCATCATAAAGAAGCTCCTCCTGGTGTTCCACATTGCCATAGCATTTGCTTTCACACTCACTCTGTTGCTATTAGTAACCCAGTATTGA